CGTTACACCACCAACCGCGTGCAGGCCCAGGCTACTGTCTGGAACACCAACTTCAAGAACCGCATCGTGACCTCGTTCGACCAGGCCCAGGGCATTTCGGTTGACCGTAACATCGGTAAGGTTCGTGGCCGCGGTGTTGACGTAGGCGTTGCAGTCCGTCCGCTCGACTTCTTCACCTTCCAGGGCAATGTGTCGTACAATGACTCGACCCTGCGTGATGATATCGCCGTGTCGAGCACCGTCACGCTGCCGACAAAGGGCAAGCGCATCGTCGAAACGCCGAAGTGGACCGTGGGCTATCGCGCACAGGTTGAATTCGAGCCCGTTTCGGTTGGTCTGCAGGTTAAATATGTCAGCGATCGTTTCGCGACCGACCTGAACGACATCAAGTCGCAGGGTTATACCACGGCTGATCTGGATGCCCGTTTCGACCTTGAGCGTTTCGGCATCGAAAACAGCTGGTTCCAGATCAACGTGTCGAACATCTTCGACCGTTTCTACCTTGCCAACATCGGCACCCAGATTGCAGGTACGAACAACAACGGTCTGGTGCTCGTCCCCGGTCTGGCTGCCAATGCCTCGATCCCGGGTGGTTCGTCGCCGAACTGGAGCATCGGCGCGCCGCGTACCTTCTCAGCAACGCTGCGCTTCGGCTTCTAAGCCGGACACCGTCCAAAAAGTTCAGGCGCGGGAGGGAAACCTTCCGCGCCTTTTCTTTTGCCCCGATGCCGTGATCTTATTTGTAGATGCAGCTGTCTAGGCCGTCGCGCTTTACGATATTGATCCGTGCGGCGATCCGGTTGCCATAGCGTTTGGTAAAGCCGCTCGCGCCGTTGACCGCGCGCTTTTTGGGGAGGGGCAGGGCGGCAGCAATCCGTGCGGCCTCGATACGGGTAAGGTTCTTGGCGCTTTTGCGGAAATAACGCTGTGCGCCGGATTCTGCGCCATAAGTGCCAATCCCCGTCTCTGCGACGTTAAGATAGACTTCCATAATCCGCCGCTTGCCCCAGATGGTTTCGATCAGGAAGGTGAAATAGACTTCCGGAACCTTGCGGACATAGCGGGTCCAGCCGCTACCCTGCCAAAGGAAAACATTCTTCGCGGTCTGCTGGCTGATCGTTGATCCGCCGCGCAGGCGGCCGCCGCGTTGGTTGCGTTGCAGCGCCTTTTCAATCGCTTCGGTATCAAAGCCGCTATGCGTGCAGAATTTCCCGTCTTCGGCCGCGATCACTGCGCGCACCAGATTAGGCGAGATATTGTCGAGCGGTTCCCAATCACGCGTTGCGCCCTCGCTGTCGAACAACATCGTCGCTGTCGTCGGCACCGGCACGAAACGGTAGATCAGGACAAGCGCGAAAGTGATCGCGAGATACCAGAGCAGGCATCGCCAGATAAAGTGGAAGAAACGGGCGGCGGACGAACGCTGAACTTTGGCCATGCGCCGGAAGCTAGCGTGCGCTTAGCCGCCCGTCATCAATTTTTACAATCACTTCAGGCGGTAGCGAGCAAGCGCTTTTCGCCGGCAATGCGCAGCATTGCCTTTTGCAGCTTTTCAAAGGCGCGCACCTCGATCTGGCGCACACGTTCGCGGCTGACATTATATTCCTGGCTCAATTCCTCAAGCGTTCGCGGTTCGTCGATCAAACGGCGTTCGGTCAGGATATGGCGCTCACGCTCATTCAGGCTACCCATGGCTTCCATCAGCAGGCGGTGGCGAACATCGCTTTCCTGCGCGTCAGCAACCCGTTCATCCTGCAACGGTTCATGATCGACCAGCCAATCCTGCCATTGGCCATCACCATCTTCGCGCATCGAAACATTGAGCGAGGTGTCCCCGCCCATCGCCATGCGGCGGTTCATTTCGATCACTTCGGTTTCAGACACGCCAAGGTCGGTCGAAATCTTCGCGACATCTTCGGGCTTCAGATCGCCATCCTCAAACGCCTGCATGTTGTTTTTCATACGGCGGAGGTTGAAGAACAGTTTCTTCTGGGCGGCGGTGGTGCCGATCTTGACCAAGCTCCAGCTGCGCAGGATGAA
This portion of the Sphingobium sp. genome encodes:
- the mtgA gene encoding monofunctional biosynthetic peptidoglycan transglycosylase → MAKVQRSSAARFFHFIWRCLLWYLAITFALVLIYRFVPVPTTATMLFDSEGATRDWEPLDNISPNLVRAVIAAEDGKFCTHSGFDTEAIEKALQRNQRGGRLRGGSTISQQTAKNVFLWQGSGWTRYVRKVPEVYFTFLIETIWGKRRIMEVYLNVAETGIGTYGAESGAQRYFRKSAKNLTRIEAARIAAALPLPKKRAVNGASGFTKRYGNRIAARINIVKRDGLDSCIYK
- the rpoH gene encoding RNA polymerase sigma factor RpoH — translated: MSETKNVPATIPALGGDVSLNRYLAEIKKYPVLSPEQEYMLAKRYQQHEDPAAAAQLVSSHLRLVAKIAMGYRGYGLPVSELISEGNVGLMQGVKKFDPDRGFRLATYAMWWIKASMQEFILRSWSLVKIGTTAAQKKLFFNLRRMKNNMQAFEDGDLKPEDVAKISTDLGVSETEVIEMNRRMAMGGDTSLNVSMREDGDGQWQDWLVDHEPLQDERVADAQESDVRHRLLMEAMGSLNERERHILTERRLIDEPRTLEELSQEYNVSRERVRQIEVRAFEKLQKAMLRIAGEKRLLATA